In the genome of Telluria mixta, the window GCGTCGTCCGTGCCGGCCAGGCGGCCCACGTGATGCTGCCACTCGGCCAGCGCTTTGGCATCGCCGCGGTCGACGTCGATGCGGTCGAACAGGCGCGTCGCGCCCTGCTGCGCGAGCCAGGCGTCCAGCGCGCGGCCGAAGCCGCAGAAATTGGCGTAGTTCCTGTCGCCCAGCGCGAGCACGGCATAGTGCAGGTGCGACAGGTCGAGACCGGCCGCCATGAACCGGCCCGCGAACTGCGCGGCCGTGTCGGGCGCGTCGCCTTCGCCGTACGTGCTGGCGATGAACAGCACGCGCGTGGCGGCGGTGAGCCGCTCGCGGTCGAGCGCGGAGATGCACACGGCGCGCGCGGCCAGCCCGCCCGTCGCCAGCAGTTCGGCACTGCGCTTTGCGAGCACTTCCGCGCTGCCCGTCTGGCTGGCGTGGACGACGAGCCAGTCGGCATCGTTCGTGTCTGCGATGTTGCCGTTGCGGTGGACGCGCCACATGCGGTACGACAGCCCGAACCAGCCCAGGGACAACGCCAGCGCGCCCGCAAGGCGCAGCGGTTCCGCCGTCATTGCAGCAGCGCTTTCCACGCGGGTGTCGTGGTCTCTTCCAGCATTCCCGCACGCCGCACGAGGACTCGTGCGGCCAGCGCGCGCGCCTCGGCGAACGCGAGGCCGTCGTCGGGACCGAGCACGGCGAGGACGGTCGACAGCGCGTCGGCCTCCATGCACGTGGGCGCCAGCACGGTTACGGATGCGATGTCGTTGTCGACCGGCCGGCCCGTGCGCGGGTCCAGCGTGTGCGACACGCGGCGCGCGCCGTGCTCGAAATACTGGCGGTAGTCGCCGGACGTGGCAATCGCTACGCCATGCAGCGCGACGACGGCCTGCGGCGTGGCGCTGTCCGGCACACCCTCGATTTCCACCCACCACGGATGCCCGTCCGGCTTCACGCCCGCGCCGCGCAGCTCGCCGCCCACCTCGACGAGGTAGTGGGACAAGCCGCGCCGCTCGAGGCATTGCGCGAGACAGTCGACGGCGTAACCCTTCGCGATGGACGACAGGTCGAGCCGGAGGCCGCCCGGCTGCAGCAGCCGGCGTCCATCGCGGTCGAACGACAGGCGCGCGGCGGCGCGTTCGTCCAGCGCGCGTTCGATGGCTGTCTCGTCCGGCGCATAGAAGCCGGTGTGATCGTAGCGCCGCGCGGCGCCGAAGCCCCACAGGTCGACGAGCGCCCCCGCGGCCGGATCGTACGCGCCGCCGCTGGCCATGTGCGCCCACAGCGCGTAGTCGACCACGTCGAAGAATTGCGCGGGCAGGGCTATCCACGTGCCGGCCGGCGCGCGGTTATAGCGCGACAGCAGGGAATCCGGGTCCCAGTGGCTCATCTGCGCGACGATCGCGTCCAGTTCGGCCTGCAGCGCGGGCTGCACATCGCCCACATGACCCGCCGCCACGCGCGCCGACCACGTCGTCCCCATGCTCGTGCCTTCGAACACGTGGATGCGGCTGCCCGGCGGCGGCACGGCCGGGCTCAAATCCTGCGGAATCAAAACGGCACGGTCAGCCAACGATTACTCCGGCAGGATCTCGAACGTGGCCGAGTAGCTGTAGCGCTTCGCCGGGCCGTCCATGCCGCGCGGGGCGTTGGCCGGGTACGCGGCGCTCAGCCAGTACATGTTCGGCGCGGGCAGGGTAAAGCTGGCGTCGCCGTTCGCGTCCGTCGTCAGGCGCACTTCGTTCAGCGTGCCGCGGTATTTCACGCCGCCCGGGATCAGGCTGAACGGGAAGTTCGCG includes:
- a CDS encoding FAD:protein FMN transferase — encoded protein: MADRAVLIPQDLSPAVPPPGSRIHVFEGTSMGTTWSARVAAGHVGDVQPALQAELDAIVAQMSHWDPDSLLSRYNRAPAGTWIALPAQFFDVVDYALWAHMASGGAYDPAAGALVDLWGFGAARRYDHTGFYAPDETAIERALDERAAARLSFDRDGRRLLQPGGLRLDLSSIAKGYAVDCLAQCLERRGLSHYLVEVGGELRGAGVKPDGHPWWVEIEGVPDSATPQAVVALHGVAIATSGDYRQYFEHGARRVSHTLDPRTGRPVDNDIASVTVLAPTCMEADALSTVLAVLGPDDGLAFAEARALAARVLVRRAGMLEETTTPAWKALLQ